The proteins below come from a single Afipia felis ATCC 53690 genomic window:
- a CDS encoding DUF992 domain-containing protein: MSTWVVFAKNSRIGPATLRGTYVEASGNISFGPGLGANVLIGGSQWTIALQPLSVERRLESTSRQA, encoded by the coding sequence ATGTCCACTTGGGTCGTTTTCGCTAAGAACTCGCGCATAGGTCCAGCCACCTTGCGCGGGACATATGTCGAAGCGAGCGGCAATATTTCGTTCGGTCCGGGCTTGGGCGCCAACGTTCTCATCGGCGGATCTCAGTGGACAATTGCCTTGCAACCTTTATCCGTTGAGCGGAGGTTGGAATCAACCTCGCGGCAGGCGTGA